In a single window of the Verrucomicrobiales bacterium genome:
- a CDS encoding GNAT family N-acetyltransferase, giving the protein MAIVTVTYLQMLSREAIRPRPCPDPHLEIRETTVKQWQFNRFLYMLVGGDWGWVDKLVWDDAEWKAYAEAESLRTFVLYYDGSPAGYFELNFQIERQVEISYFGLAPKFIGQGMGGYLLSCALLTAWETHPDRVWVHTCSKDHPAALVNYQARGLQIYKVEHIPL; this is encoded by the coding sequence ATGGCCATCGTCACCGTGACCTATCTCCAAATGCTGTCGCGCGAGGCGATCAGGCCCCGTCCCTGCCCGGACCCCCACCTGGAGATTCGCGAAACAACAGTCAAGCAATGGCAGTTCAATCGCTTTCTCTACATGTTGGTGGGCGGCGACTGGGGATGGGTGGATAAACTTGTCTGGGACGATGCCGAATGGAAAGCATACGCCGAGGCGGAATCACTGCGCACGTTCGTCCTTTACTACGACGGCTCACCAGCCGGTTACTTCGAGCTGAATTTCCAGATCGAACGTCAGGTGGAAATCTCCTACTTCGGCCTAGCGCCTAAATTCATCGGCCAAGGGATGGGCGGTTACCTGCTGAGCTGCGCGCTTCTGACGGCTTGGGAAACCCACCCCGATCGAGTCTGGGTTCACACCTGCAGCAAGGATCATCCTGCCGCCCTCGTCAATTACCAGGCGCGCGGGCTGCAGATTTACAAGGTCGAACACATTCCTTTGTGA
- a CDS encoding carbon-nitrogen family hydrolase yields MNVIGIQLDIVWENKPENFSRVDRLMAAASPEPGSLIVLPEMFATGFSMDAAKNQESLPSPTVRFLSQLAQKHQVGILAGMVLKDAQGRPRNESVFLSPAGVMECRYAKMQPFTLAGEAQNFAAGTQVEVFSYGGFRIAPFVCYDLRFPELFRAAIDQGADLLVVIANWPVVRVGHWRTLLQARAIENQAYVVGVNRTGSDPTLHYTGQSLIVDPLGEILAEAGEPEGVMKAQLDPHLSASWRAKFPALTDRRMPPGASTAAVLATHLQ; encoded by the coding sequence ATGAACGTCATTGGCATCCAATTAGACATCGTTTGGGAAAACAAGCCGGAGAATTTCTCCCGCGTCGATCGCCTGATGGCCGCAGCCTCCCCCGAGCCAGGATCCCTCATTGTGCTGCCGGAGATGTTCGCGACCGGATTCAGCATGGATGCCGCTAAAAACCAGGAATCACTTCCCTCCCCGACCGTACGTTTCCTCTCTCAGTTGGCTCAGAAGCACCAGGTTGGAATCCTGGCTGGAATGGTCCTTAAGGATGCCCAGGGTCGTCCCAGAAACGAATCGGTGTTCCTTTCCCCTGCGGGTGTCATGGAGTGCCGCTACGCGAAAATGCAGCCGTTTACCTTGGCCGGGGAGGCTCAAAACTTTGCGGCCGGAACACAGGTCGAAGTCTTTTCCTATGGCGGATTCCGAATCGCTCCATTCGTTTGCTACGACCTTCGCTTCCCTGAACTGTTCCGCGCCGCGATTGACCAAGGTGCGGACCTCCTTGTCGTGATCGCCAATTGGCCGGTCGTTCGAGTGGGCCATTGGCGAACGTTGCTGCAAGCGCGAGCAATAGAGAACCAAGCCTATGTCGTAGGCGTTAACCGAACCGGTAGCGATCCCACGCTTCACTACACCGGCCAGAGCCTGATTGTCGACCCGTTAGGGGAAATCCTGGCGGAGGCGGGAGAGCCCGAAGGAGTCATGAAGGCTCAGCTGGATCCACACCTGTCGGCGAGTTGGCGAGCAAAGTTCCCTGCGCTGACGGATCGGCGAATGCCCCCAGGTGCTTCCACGGCAGCAGTCCTCGCGACCCACCTCCAATGA
- a CDS encoding SMP-30/gluconolactonase/LRE family protein, which yields MTSESCISVDGSATLPGMISKRTFLRRTAAALALPAVVPLAGCQSSGSHEPLWTARPLTQPGEFTLGIEGPACDRDGNVYAVNYRKEGTIGRTRPDGTSEVFVELPGKSVGNGIVFDRAGQMFVADYTQHNVLQIDPRTRKISVFAHNPKMNQPNDLAIAPDGTLFASDPGWKTGDGQLWRIDKDGSTHLLAQGMGTTNGIEVSPDGSTLYVNESVQRNVWAFTLTPQRTLTNKRLLRKFEDFGFDGMRADVDGNLYITRHGAGLVAVVSPQGEVLRTIPVLGSKPSNLCFGGPDGRTIYVTEVEHTRLVTFRTERPGLAWKRLRS from the coding sequence GTGACCTCTGAATCTTGCATCTCCGTCGATGGGTCCGCTACCCTGCCTGGCATGATTTCGAAGCGAACCTTCCTTCGTCGGACTGCGGCAGCTCTCGCGCTGCCCGCGGTGGTTCCCCTGGCGGGCTGTCAGTCGAGCGGGTCCCATGAGCCGCTTTGGACCGCGAGACCGCTTACGCAGCCGGGTGAGTTCACACTCGGCATTGAAGGGCCGGCCTGCGATCGCGATGGGAATGTCTACGCCGTCAACTATCGCAAAGAGGGAACCATCGGACGCACTCGACCCGACGGCACTTCCGAGGTTTTCGTTGAGCTTCCCGGCAAGAGCGTTGGGAACGGGATCGTGTTCGATCGCGCTGGCCAGATGTTTGTCGCCGATTACACCCAGCACAATGTGCTGCAGATCGACCCGCGTACGCGCAAGATTTCGGTGTTCGCGCACAACCCGAAGATGAACCAGCCTAACGATCTGGCGATAGCCCCGGATGGCACTCTGTTTGCGAGCGACCCGGGATGGAAGACTGGTGATGGTCAGCTGTGGCGTATCGACAAGGATGGCTCGACGCATCTGCTCGCTCAGGGAATGGGTACCACCAACGGCATCGAGGTCAGTCCTGATGGGAGCACGCTCTATGTGAACGAGAGCGTTCAGCGCAATGTTTGGGCATTTACCCTGACTCCACAGCGTACCTTGACCAATAAACGCCTGCTCAGGAAATTCGAGGATTTCGGCTTCGATGGCATGCGCGCGGATGTCGATGGGAATCTCTATATCACCAGGCATGGTGCTGGTTTGGTGGCTGTGGTCTCCCCGCAGGGGGAAGTCCTACGCACCATTCCGGTCCTGGGCAGCAAGCCGAGCAATTTGTGCTTTGGGGGGCCGGATGGCCGAACGATTTACGTCACGGAAGTGGAGCATACTCGGCTGGTCACATTCCGCACGGAGCGTCCTGGGCTGGCCTGGAAGCGACTCCGCTCCTGA
- a CDS encoding MFS transporter, whose amino-acid sequence MKPLSERSLLLLLAAVQFTHIMDFMIMMPLGPQLMRVMEIGPGQFAAFVAAYAISSGIVSLLAAPFVDRFDRKKLLLFTYAGFALGTLTCALVQNATPLLVARAVSGAFGGLSTATVLAIVGDVIPPQRRAAAMGIVMTAFSVAAALGVPFGLQLAQMFRWETPFFVLAGMASVTWAVALLKMPSLRGHLEGGRSRRAFSELIRDANAGRALLFMVATVLGHFTIIPLLSPYLVHNVGLPENDLFLVYLTGGVLTVFTAPRIGRLADRFGRRRVFSVLVIIASLVTVFIANSGRLPVWAVLVSGGAFFVFASGRFVPGQAIMTLAVPASRRGAFMSLSGCARDLATGLASGIAGRVVTTAPSGELVNFHWLGWIAVAAGALSIWLATHVQVHESDELRPHS is encoded by the coding sequence ATGAAACCACTTTCCGAACGTTCATTGTTGCTGCTGCTCGCGGCGGTGCAGTTCACGCATATCATGGACTTCATGATCATGATGCCGCTTGGACCGCAGCTCATGCGGGTGATGGAGATCGGGCCGGGACAATTCGCGGCCTTTGTGGCAGCCTATGCGATCAGCTCCGGCATCGTCAGCCTGCTGGCTGCGCCGTTCGTTGACCGGTTCGATCGCAAGAAGCTGCTGCTGTTCACTTATGCGGGATTCGCTCTGGGTACCTTGACGTGTGCCTTGGTGCAAAATGCCACGCCTCTTCTCGTCGCGCGGGCGGTCAGCGGCGCGTTCGGAGGACTTTCCACGGCAACCGTATTGGCCATCGTCGGGGACGTCATCCCGCCGCAACGCCGCGCGGCGGCCATGGGCATCGTGATGACCGCTTTCTCGGTAGCGGCGGCGCTCGGCGTCCCTTTCGGGCTGCAACTGGCGCAGATGTTCCGTTGGGAAACTCCGTTCTTCGTCCTCGCAGGAATGGCGAGTGTGACGTGGGCGGTGGCGCTGTTGAAAATGCCGTCTCTTCGCGGACATCTCGAGGGCGGCCGCTCCCGGCGCGCGTTCTCCGAACTGATACGCGACGCCAATGCCGGCCGGGCTTTGCTGTTCATGGTGGCAACCGTGCTGGGCCATTTCACCATCATTCCGCTGCTCTCCCCTTATCTCGTTCATAACGTCGGTTTGCCGGAAAACGATCTGTTCCTCGTGTATCTGACCGGCGGGGTGCTGACCGTGTTCACCGCGCCACGGATCGGCAGGCTGGCCGACCGTTTCGGGCGGCGCCGCGTGTTCTCCGTGCTGGTCATCATCGCGAGCCTGGTCACGGTGTTCATCGCGAACTCAGGCCGCCTGCCAGTCTGGGCGGTGCTGGTTTCGGGCGGAGCGTTCTTTGTCTTCGCCAGCGGACGCTTCGTGCCCGGCCAGGCAATCATGACGCTCGCCGTGCCGGCGTCGCGACGCGGGGCCTTTATGAGCTTGAGCGGCTGCGCTCGCGACCTCGCCACCGGACTGGCTTCCGGTATCGCCGGCCGGGTGGTAACCACCGCCCCTTCCGGGGAACTAGTGAATTTTCACTGGCTGGGATGGATCGCCGTTGCGGCTGGCGCGCTAAGTATTTGGCTGGCGACTCACGTGCAGGTTCACGAATCAGATGAGCTTCGTCCGCATTCTTAG
- a CDS encoding ABC-F family ATP-binding cassette domain-containing protein: MEPGISILSTQDIELRHNDREILNRASLSVAEHDRLGLVGRNGSGKTTFLRILTGEIVPDSGNVTRQRGLVVGYLPQEFTLDPALNVQENIRSGAKHILDLIEEFENLAGDSPRHAVLEEQIAHFDGWNLDHRITLALAHLNCPAADRDIQSLSGGEKRRVALARAIVAQPDLLILDEPTNHLDTESIEWIVEYLSQYPGALLVVTHDRHFLDQIATGIIELRNGVFERYDGNYTDYLGARAEKLLSEELVEHKRQMFLRREMDWVRRQPKARTTKSKSRLDQFFEVAEQGPPPEESDMDLVIPPAPQLGNRVVDLCGVGMELGGRWLFQNIDLTFAGGTRIGITGRNGLGKTTLLRILIGQLAPTLGEVRTGQLTQFNYIDQGRLQLNEDRTVLEEISDGSEWVKWGDSKLSLRAYLKRFLFTDDRIVTPVKYLSGGERSRLLLARILKQGGNFLILDEPTNDLDLPSLRVLEEALLAFTGCVLVVSHDRYFLNRICTGILAFEGEGRVEYSIGNYDYYLEKKKRASQARAGGRSGENPGAREKAGATVASGGGSGKKRKLSFKEQRELEGIEAVIQAAEAEVARIEALFISPDFHRDYGTKTTQLTEQMEKEKQRIVSLYARWEELEAIRVESASV, from the coding sequence ATGGAACCTGGAATTTCAATCTTGTCCACTCAGGACATCGAACTCCGACACAACGATCGAGAGATCCTGAACCGCGCCTCGCTGTCGGTCGCCGAGCACGACCGCCTCGGTCTGGTGGGCCGCAACGGCAGCGGCAAGACAACGTTCTTGCGTATTCTCACCGGCGAGATCGTTCCCGATTCGGGCAATGTCACCCGGCAGCGCGGCCTGGTGGTCGGCTATCTCCCCCAGGAGTTCACCCTCGATCCCGCCTTGAACGTGCAGGAGAATATTCGATCGGGAGCCAAGCACATCTTGGATCTCATCGAAGAGTTCGAAAACCTCGCGGGAGACTCACCCCGACACGCCGTCCTGGAGGAACAAATCGCCCACTTCGATGGATGGAATCTGGACCACCGTATCACGCTGGCCCTGGCGCACCTGAACTGCCCGGCGGCAGATCGGGACATCCAGTCGCTGTCCGGCGGGGAAAAACGACGTGTAGCCCTGGCGCGCGCGATCGTCGCCCAACCGGATCTCCTCATCCTGGATGAACCCACCAACCATCTCGACACCGAGAGCATTGAATGGATCGTGGAGTATCTCTCCCAATACCCCGGCGCCTTGCTCGTAGTGACTCACGATCGACACTTTCTCGATCAAATCGCCACCGGGATCATCGAACTCCGCAACGGCGTGTTCGAACGCTACGATGGCAACTACACCGATTACCTCGGGGCGCGGGCGGAGAAGCTGCTGTCCGAGGAACTCGTCGAGCATAAACGCCAGATGTTCCTGCGGCGGGAAATGGACTGGGTCCGCCGTCAGCCCAAGGCGCGGACCACGAAGTCCAAGAGCCGCCTCGACCAATTCTTCGAAGTGGCCGAGCAAGGCCCTCCCCCGGAGGAGTCCGACATGGATCTGGTGATCCCACCGGCGCCCCAGCTGGGAAATCGCGTGGTGGATCTGTGTGGCGTCGGAATGGAACTCGGCGGCCGGTGGCTGTTCCAGAACATCGACCTGACCTTCGCCGGCGGAACACGTATCGGGATCACTGGACGAAACGGACTGGGCAAAACCACGCTGCTGCGCATTTTGATCGGGCAGCTCGCCCCCACGCTCGGAGAGGTCCGGACCGGGCAGTTGACTCAGTTCAATTACATTGACCAGGGGAGACTACAGCTGAATGAAGATCGGACCGTGCTCGAGGAGATCAGCGATGGCAGTGAGTGGGTGAAGTGGGGCGACTCCAAGCTTTCGTTGCGCGCTTACCTCAAACGCTTCTTGTTCACGGACGACCGCATCGTCACTCCGGTGAAGTACCTGAGCGGAGGTGAACGCAGCCGGCTCCTGCTCGCACGCATCCTCAAGCAGGGAGGAAACTTCCTGATCCTGGATGAGCCCACCAACGATCTGGACCTGCCCTCACTACGGGTGTTGGAGGAAGCGCTGCTGGCATTCACCGGCTGCGTCCTGGTGGTTAGCCATGACCGCTACTTTCTGAACCGGATCTGCACCGGCATCCTCGCCTTCGAAGGCGAAGGCCGGGTCGAATACAGCATCGGAAACTACGACTATTATTTGGAGAAGAAGAAGCGCGCCTCCCAGGCACGAGCCGGAGGCCGTTCTGGGGAGAACCCGGGGGCGAGAGAAAAAGCGGGAGCGACGGTCGCCAGCGGCGGAGGCAGCGGCAAAAAGCGCAAGCTCAGCTTCAAGGAACAGCGCGAGCTGGAGGGGATCGAGGCGGTCATCCAGGCGGCCGAGGCGGAAGTGGCCCGAATCGAGGCCCTCTTCATTTCTCCGGATTTCCACCGCGACTACGGAACGAAAACAACCCAACTCACCGAGCAGATGGAGAAGGAAAAGCAACGAATCGTCAGCCTCTACGCCCGTTGGGAGGAGCTTGAGGCCATCCGCGTCGAGTCCGCCTCGGTTTAA
- a CDS encoding cytochrome c biogenesis protein ResB, which translates to MAKPLKRFLNLLCSLRLTIVLLVLGLILVFLGTMAQEPLGLYIAQTHFFHSMFVDAAAMLAALKKSAQLVNIYLTPMLAADVLAAPWIPVFPGGYLIGTLLLINLVAAHIQRFRMSWKKSGIFLVHLGLILLLLGQLMTDQLATESGIRIREGETRNYSEADRRSEFALIDTTEKEKDKVFAVPESLLKQRGAIQPPGLPFHLNIKEYFEHSTVTNRSGAILNQPAQATQGIGVRAHAIELPRVTSMEYRDVPSMVVEVAGPEGSLGTWMVSGYFDEPQKFTYKDRTYAMTLRLARHYYPFSLSLLDFRHDKYKGTELPRNFSSQIRLQNPSTGEDREVLIYMNNPLRYAGLTFYQASFDKVDDKVTVLQVVRNPGWLTPYIACIMAGLGLVIQFMIHLVGFIKKRTS; encoded by the coding sequence ATGGCCAAGCCCCTTAAACGATTTCTGAACCTGCTCTGTTCCTTGCGGCTGACGATTGTGCTGCTGGTGCTGGGGTTGATCCTGGTCTTTCTGGGAACGATGGCGCAGGAGCCTCTCGGGCTTTACATCGCCCAGACTCATTTTTTCCACAGCATGTTTGTCGATGCGGCCGCCATGCTGGCCGCGCTGAAGAAGTCCGCCCAGCTGGTGAACATCTACCTCACCCCCATGCTTGCCGCCGATGTGTTGGCGGCTCCCTGGATTCCGGTTTTTCCCGGAGGGTATCTGATCGGCACGCTGCTGCTCATCAATCTGGTCGCCGCTCACATCCAACGGTTTCGGATGTCCTGGAAAAAGTCGGGAATCTTTTTGGTCCACTTGGGGCTCATCCTTTTGCTGTTGGGGCAGTTGATGACCGACCAGTTGGCGACCGAGAGCGGCATTCGGATTCGCGAGGGTGAAACCCGCAACTATTCCGAGGCCGACCGCCGTTCCGAATTCGCGCTCATCGATACCACGGAAAAGGAGAAGGACAAGGTGTTCGCCGTGCCCGAGTCGCTGCTGAAGCAACGCGGGGCCATCCAGCCTCCCGGCTTGCCGTTCCATCTTAACATCAAGGAGTATTTCGAGCATTCCACGGTGACCAACCGCAGTGGTGCGATCCTGAACCAGCCGGCTCAGGCGACCCAGGGCATCGGCGTCAGGGCGCACGCGATCGAGCTTCCGCGGGTTACCTCGATGGAGTATCGCGATGTGCCGTCGATGGTGGTGGAAGTCGCGGGTCCGGAGGGCTCTTTGGGAACCTGGATGGTGTCTGGCTACTTCGATGAGCCTCAGAAGTTCACCTACAAGGATCGGACTTATGCGATGACTCTGCGGCTGGCTCGTCATTACTATCCGTTTAGTCTGAGCCTGCTCGATTTCCGTCACGATAAGTACAAAGGAACCGAGCTGCCGCGGAATTTCTCCAGCCAAATCCGGCTGCAGAATCCCTCCACCGGTGAGGATCGCGAGGTCTTGATCTACATGAACAACCCGTTGCGATACGCCGGGCTGACGTTTTATCAGGCCAGCTTCGACAAGGTGGACGACAAAGTGACGGTGTTGCAGGTGGTGCGCAATCCGGGATGGCTGACCCCCTACATTGCGTGTATCATGGCGGGACTGGGTCTCGTGATTCAATTCATGATACATTTGGTTGGATTCATCAAAAAGCGAACCTCATGA